In Erwinia pyrifoliae DSM 12163, the genomic window CCCGGGCAGATAAGTGGGGCGCGCGTATCGCGCTGGTGCTTGGCGAAGATGAAGTGGCCAATGGCCAGCTGGTTTTCAAAGATTTACGTAACGGCGAGCAGCAGACCCTGGCGCAGCGTGATGCAGCAACCACGCTGGCGGCACTGTTACAGCGCTAAGCCTTAAGGCGAGCACGATTTAAAGGAGTAGTATTGCGTGGAAGTGTATAGCAACGAACATGAACAGACAGATGCGCTGAAAAATTTCTTTGCCCAGAACGGCAAAGCGCTGGTCGTCGGTGTGGTATTGGGTGTCGGTGCCTTAATTGGCTGGCGTATCTGGAGCAATCACCAGGACAGCGGATCGCGCGAAGTCTCTGCCGCCTATCAGCAGGTAACCACGGCGCTGGATGCCAGTAAACCCGCATCGATTGCAGCGGCAGCGCAGTTTGCCAGCGAAAACAGCAATACCTACGGAGCGCTGGCTTCACTGGACGTGGCAAAACGTTATATTGATAACAATCAGCTGGATAAAGCCGCTGAACAACTACAAAGCGGTCTGAAAAATACCCAGGACGCGAATCTACAGGCAGTGCTGAATCTGCGTCTGGCACGTATCCAACTGCAGCAGAAGCAGCCGGATGCGGTACTGAAGACGTTGGATAGCGTCAAGGGCGATGGCTGGGCGACTATCGTTGCAGACGTGCGCGGAGAAGCGCTGCTCAGTAAGGGTGACATCCAGGGCGCACGCGATGCGTGGAGCAAAGGGATCGCTTCTGATGCGTCATCGTCGCTGAAAGAGATGCTGCAAATGAAAGTGAATAATCTGCCGGGCTGATACAGCTAAATGATTCAAGTTCAGGGCGGTGCTCAGTGATGGGCACGGCATCAGCCACCGCCCTCCGGCTTGAAATATACCGTGTTTAGCTCTATAAATTTGGCCTGCACAGGCACAAGAGGAATTTCATGGAATTGCGTAAGTTACTTCTGCCGGGACTGATGTCAGTCACCCTGCTCAGCGGATGTTCATGGTTCAGCGGTGAAGAAGATGTTGTCACCATGTCACCACTACCAACGGTGCAGAATCAGTTCGAACCGAAAAAAGTCTGGAGTACTTCCGTCGGGGATGGCGTGGGTGATTTTTACTCTAATCTGCACCCGGCCTGGGCAGATAACACCATTTATGCCGCCGATCGCCACGGTACGGTGAAAGCGCTGAATTCTGGCGATGGCAAAGAACAGTGGAAAGTTGACCTGTCTGAAAGAACCGGTTTCTTCTCCAGCAATATCCCTGCACTATTGTCCGGTGGCCTGACCGTTGATAGCGGCCGTGTTTACCTTGGCAGTGAACGCGCCCAGGTTTTTGCGCTGAATACCAGCGATGGTTCGATTGCCTGGCAGACCAAAGCGGCGGGTGAAGTGTTATCCCGTCCGGTGGTCAGCGATGGCCTGGTGCTGGTTCATACCAGCAACGGCGTGTTGCAGGGACTCGATCAGTTAAGCGGTAACGTCAAATGGTCAGTCAACCTTGATGTACCCGCACTGAGCCTGCGTGGCGAATCTGCACCGGCCAGCGCATTCGGTGCGGCCATTGTCGGTGGCGACAACGGTCGCGTCAGCGCGGTGATGATGAATCAGGGCCAGATTATCTGGCAACAGCGTATCTCACAGCCGAGCGGCGCTACCGAAATTGACCGTCTGGCCGATGTCGATACCACTCCGGTCGTGGTCAATGGCGTGGTCTATGCGCTGGCCTATAACGGCAACCTGACGGCGTTGGATCTGCGCTCCGGTCAGATCCTCTGGAAACGTGAAATTGGCTCGGTGCACGATATGATCATTGATGCCGGTCGTATCTTCCTGATCGATCAGGATGACCGCGTGATGGCGCTGAACGCCGAAGGCGGCGTCAGCATCTGGCGTCAGAGCGATCTTCTGCACCGCAACCTGACTTCACCGGTACTGTATAACGGTTACCTGGTGATGGGTGACAGTGAAGGCTACCTGCACTGGATAAACACCGACGACGGTCGTTTTGTCGCCCAGCAGAAGCTGGACAACTCCGGTTTCCAGACTGAACCTGTGGTTGCCAGCGACAAATTGCTGATTCAGTCGAAAGACGGCGAGGTTTACGCGATTACGCGTTAAGCCGCCTTGGTATCACTACCCGTTCGTTTTCGCCTGCATGACGGCTCTACGAGCAAGTGTAAACGGCTCCTGATTAGTCAGGAGCCGTTTTGTTTTTCTCCCGGCGTGTTATCCTAAGCGCCATCGGCCTGCGCCTTGCGTCAGATCAACTGCCTGCGGGCAGCGAAAACTCTTCGCAGCCAGGCGCTTATTATTTAGTTATGAGGCTTCAATATGGTACCTGTGGTCGCGCTGGTCGGGCGTCCCAATGTGGGAAAATCCACCTTGTTTAACCGCTTAACGCGCACGCGAGACGCGCTGGTAGCAGATTTTCCCGGGCTTACCCGAGACCGCAAATACGGTCGCGCCGAAATAGAAGGGCGCGAATTTATTTGTATTGATACCGGCGGTATCGATGGCAACGAAGAGGGCGTGGAAACCCGTATGGCGGAACAGTCACTGCTGGCGATTGAAGAAGCCGATGTGGTGCTGTTTATGGTTGATGCCCGCGCCGGGCTGATGCCGGCCGATGTGGCTATCGCTAAGCATCTGCGTTCGCGTCAGAAGCCCACGTTTATCGTGGCCAACAAGACTGACGGCCTGGATGCGGATTCGGCGGTAGTGGACTTCTGGTCACTCGGACTGGGTGAGATCCATCCGATTGCCGCCTCCCACGGGCGCGGCGTAACCAGCCTGCTGGAGCTGGTACTGCTGCCGTGGATGGATGAAGTCGCCCCTGAGCGCGAGCTGACCGAAGAAGAAGAAAACGAAGCCTACTGGGCCGCACTGGCAGCAAAAGAAGCCAAAGCCAACGGTGAAGAGACGGCGGAAGAAGATGACTTTAACCCGCTCGATCTGCCGATCAAGCTGGCTATCGTTGGTCGCCCTAACGTTGGTAAGTCGACGCTGACTAACCGTATTCTCGGTGAAGACCGCGTGGTGGTCTTCGACATGCCGGGCACGACGCGTGACAGCATCTATATCCCGATGGAGCGTGACGGGCGTGAGTATATCCTGATCGATACCGCCGGGGTGCGTAAGCGCGGGAAAGTAACGGAAACCGTCGAGAAATTCTCTGTAATCAAAACGTTAAAGGCGATCGAAGATGCCAACGTGGTGATGCTGGTTATTGATGCTCACGAAGGTATTTCCGATCAGGATCTCTCCCTGCTGGGCTTTATCCTCAACAGTGGCCGCTCACTGGTGATCGTGGTTAACAAGTGGGATGGGCTGTCACAGGAAGTGCGCGATGAAGTGAAAGAAGCGCTGGATTATCGCCTGGGCTTTATCGACTTCGCGCGCATTCACTTTATCTCTGCCCTGCACGGCAGCGGCGTGGGTAATCTGTTTGAATCGGTGACCGAAGCTTACGACTGTTCAACGCGCCGCGTTAACACCTCGATGTTAACGCGTATCATGCATATGGCGGCTGACGACCATCAGCCACCGCTGGTGCGTAGCCGCCGCGTGAAGCTTAAATATGCTCACGCCGGGGGCTATAACCCGCCGATTGTGGTGATCCACGGTAATCAGGTCAAAGATCTGCCGGATTCCTACAAGCGTTATCTGATGAACTATTTCCGTCGTTCGCTGGACATCATGGGAACGCCGATCCGTATCCAGTTCAAAGAGGGTGATAACCCGTACGAAGGCAAACGCAACCTGCTGACGCCTAACCAGCAGCGTAAACGCCAACGCTTAATGAGCCACTTGAAAAAGAACAAACGCTGATGCGCATGGGGGCTGATGCCGATTGTTCAAGCGTGAACTGAACGGCTGAAAGGCTCTGCACGCCGGCAATAATCCGCCATCTCCCAGGATGGCGGATTTTTTTATGTGGCTTAGCGAAGTGACAGATGCCGTTCTTACATAACAACGTCGAATTTGTGCCGCCCGCTTCAACGCAGCAGCTTTTCCACGCGGTCGGGGTAAACCCATTCTTTTATGCCGGCGACTTCCCTGGCCAGCCGCGCGTAAAGCGTTGTTGTGGCCCCGTAAG contains:
- a CDS encoding YfgM family protein, yielding MEVYSNEHEQTDALKNFFAQNGKALVVGVVLGVGALIGWRIWSNHQDSGSREVSAAYQQVTTALDASKPASIAAAAQFASENSNTYGALASLDVAKRYIDNNQLDKAAEQLQSGLKNTQDANLQAVLNLRLARIQLQQKQPDAVLKTLDSVKGDGWATIVADVRGEALLSKGDIQGARDAWSKGIASDASSSLKEMLQMKVNNLPG
- the bamB gene encoding outer membrane protein assembly factor BamB; the protein is MELRKLLLPGLMSVTLLSGCSWFSGEEDVVTMSPLPTVQNQFEPKKVWSTSVGDGVGDFYSNLHPAWADNTIYAADRHGTVKALNSGDGKEQWKVDLSERTGFFSSNIPALLSGGLTVDSGRVYLGSERAQVFALNTSDGSIAWQTKAAGEVLSRPVVSDGLVLVHTSNGVLQGLDQLSGNVKWSVNLDVPALSLRGESAPASAFGAAIVGGDNGRVSAVMMNQGQIIWQQRISQPSGATEIDRLADVDTTPVVVNGVVYALAYNGNLTALDLRSGQILWKREIGSVHDMIIDAGRIFLIDQDDRVMALNAEGGVSIWRQSDLLHRNLTSPVLYNGYLVMGDSEGYLHWINTDDGRFVAQQKLDNSGFQTEPVVASDKLLIQSKDGEVYAITR
- the der gene encoding ribosome biogenesis GTPase Der produces the protein MVPVVALVGRPNVGKSTLFNRLTRTRDALVADFPGLTRDRKYGRAEIEGREFICIDTGGIDGNEEGVETRMAEQSLLAIEEADVVLFMVDARAGLMPADVAIAKHLRSRQKPTFIVANKTDGLDADSAVVDFWSLGLGEIHPIAASHGRGVTSLLELVLLPWMDEVAPERELTEEEENEAYWAALAAKEAKANGEETAEEDDFNPLDLPIKLAIVGRPNVGKSTLTNRILGEDRVVVFDMPGTTRDSIYIPMERDGREYILIDTAGVRKRGKVTETVEKFSVIKTLKAIEDANVVMLVIDAHEGISDQDLSLLGFILNSGRSLVIVVNKWDGLSQEVRDEVKEALDYRLGFIDFARIHFISALHGSGVGNLFESVTEAYDCSTRRVNTSMLTRIMHMAADDHQPPLVRSRRVKLKYAHAGGYNPPIVVIHGNQVKDLPDSYKRYLMNYFRRSLDIMGTPIRIQFKEGDNPYEGKRNLLTPNQQRKRQRLMSHLKKNKR